TTTGTATTTGTCATGCTTGTTGTTAACGGATTTGGCTCTGAATCAGTACAAGAGATGATGAATACTGCAATTAACTTAACAGCAGGTACTGCAATGTTACCGCCTATTTTCATCATGATTGCCTACTTTGTTTTCCGTCTAAAGTTTGATGACACGCCTCGTGATTTCCGCATGGGTTCTCGTCATTTCGGTATGGGTGTTGTATCTGTTCTTATTCTTATCTTTGTTGTAAGTATGACGGCTTCAGCCTTCCCAACAGGTGTAGATTTAATGAAAGCCTTCTTTATCAATGTCTTTATGACCATGATTTTCTCAGCACTTGCTTACTGGTGGATCTCTCGCTTCGAGAAAAAACAAGCAAAGAGTCAAGAGCTCAAAACAGCAACATCAACCAAGTAACACGAAACAAATTAGCATTTAGTTTCCCCTAGATATGACAAAAGGCACTGATAATATTCAGTGCCTTTTTTATTCGATTAATCTATGCAAGATATATTAACGCTCAATTTTCATTGATAAAACGGTAATCGTAGCGATTCTAAAAATCAAATCATGTGATTTTTCTACAAGTAAAAATTTAGGTAAATATAAGTAAAAATCGTCTTAACATACTCACACTTTTCCCTTTAGAGCCTACTATTTCAACCTTCTCATCGATATTCTTTCTCTTATTGGTCATCGCTACAAACACAATTACAGAAGCGTTGGTTCCCAATATTTACCTATAAAAATGAATTCTACTATAGTGAGAATATTTACATATGAAACCTACTTTTGCGAAGCTATCACTACTTTCAACTCTACTTTTAACAGCAAACGTTCACGCCATTGAAACTGATTTTTACGGTGAAATGGGAATTGGGGGAAGAACGTTTTTTGATGGCAACGATAAAGGCCGTTACAGTGATGGAACATATATTGAAGGAGGTCTTGCCATTGAAGAAGGAAATTGGTTTGGCCTCATTTATGGTGAAGGTTGGACAGTCCAAGCTGATGACGATGGTAATGCATGGGCTACTGGTCATGGTTGGGGTGGCTTTGAAGGAGGTATAAATCGATTTTATGCCGGATATCGAACCGATGCTGGGACCGAATTTATTGCTGGACGCATTGACTCTTCACTCGATGATATTCAATGGTGGGGAGATGCAACACCAGAAAATGGTTATACCCTACCAAATACTCGTGACGTACACGTAGGGATCAAGATCCGTAACGAAGTTGGTGCACTTCGCTATAGCATCTCAGCAGCACCAGAGTCTGACTTTACAGAAAATGATGCGCCAGTTCATTTTGGTAAATATGATGAATACGCTAATAAATATACCTATGATGCTTTTGTGAATGGTTATATCCAATATGATATTGCCGATGATTTAACATTACTTGGTGGTGCTGAATTTACTGACGGTTCCGGTGAGATGTATTTACTAGGTGCTGAGTATAAAACCTTAGCTGCTCGTGTTTGGCACCATACAGACCAAGGTAATGAATACAGTGAAGGAACAGAAACAGGCATTATGACCAGTGCCTATTATGAAGTTGCAAAAGGCGTTTACTTATCTGCCGCATACAACTATGCAAACACAAAAATGGATACAGCAGAAAATGAAACTACCTCATATATCAATGGTGGTGTTTGGTATGAATATGCTGATGGTAAATTCGCTACCGCCATTGATTCTAAGTTTTTCATGAATAATGACACCACTGACTCATCCAACGAAATATTCATCATGCAATATTACTATTGGTAAGTAGGTCACACCGTTTATGAAGCTTGTTTAATTTTGTGAGACAAGCTTCACTGAAACTCCCCTCATTTATGACTACCATGCAAAGGTTAAATTTAGTAAAACTTTACTTAAATGAGAATAAGAATCCACTATGAATTTAAAAATTTCTGCACTTGCTGTTGCTACTGCCCTTTTTGCTGTTGGATGTACTCAAACGACATCAACGACCAAGACTTCTGATTTAAAAGCGACTCAATATAAAAACGTTATCGACCGTACAGGTTCCCCTGATTACATGCGTGATTACGATTTTGATGATCATCAACGCTTTAACCCTTTCTTTGATATGGGAGCATGGCACGGCCACCTACTACCTGATAATGACGATGGCATGGGAGGTTTCCCAGGTACAGCGCTACTAACTGAAGAATACATTAACTTTATGGCGAATAATTTTGATCGCTTAAGTGTATATAAAGATGGTAAAAAAGTTGAATTCAGCATGGAGGCATACAGTCTTCCAGGAGCTTTAGTTCAAATATTAACGTCCGATGAAGTAACTATTGAAATGACACTTCGCTTTGCAACGAACCGTACCTCGCTAGTTGAAACCAAAATTATCACAAACACTCCTGTTGAACTGGTTTGGGACGGTCAATTAATCGAAGGAAATCACGCTAAAGAAGAAAAAAGCCAATCAGAAAAAACAATTGCTGAAGAGTACCCAAATTATAATCGAACCATTGTACCTACAGATGACGGTTTGAAGGTGACTTTTGGTAAAGTGAGAGCGACTTGGTCACTGCTAACATCTGGTGAATCAGAGTATCAAATTCACAAATCGATACCTACAACAACAAAAGTTGAGGGGTTAAGCTTTAACTCTACGGCAAAAATTGAACAATCCACCACAATCTACACCACTTATTCTCACGTCTTAACTGCTGAAGAAAATCAAGAAGAACAAATTAAGATATTGGATATTTTCGCCCACCCACAACAATACTTAACGGCAAGTGAGCAACGTTGGGAAAATTATCTAGAAAAAGGATTAACAAATCCTGACGCAACACCAGCCCAAGAGCGTGTAGCCGTAAAGGCAATGGAAACCTTAAATGCCAACTGGCGTGGTGCAGCTGGTGCTATGCAATTTGATTCAGTAACGCCATCGGTTACTGCTCGTTGGTTCTCTGGAAATCAAACATGGCCTTGGGATACATGGAAACAGGCCTATGCAATGGCACACTTTAATCCTGAAGTCGCTAAAGACAACATTCGAGCGATGTTTGCTTATCAAATCCAAGCTGATGACGCTGTTCGCCCATGGGATAAAGGCTTTATACCTGACTTAGTTGCCTACAACACAAGTCCAGAGCGAGGCGGTGACGGTGGTAACTGGAATGAAAGAAACACCAAACCAAGTCTTGCTGCATGGGCAGTAATGGAAGTGTACAAAACCACTGAAGATAAAGCATGGTTAGAAGAAATGTACCCTAAGCTGGTTGCTTATCATGATTGGTGGCTGCGTAACCGTGATAATAACGGTAACGGCGTTCCTGAATACGGCGCTTCACGCGATAAAGCACACAATACTGACAATGGCGATATGCTATTTACAGTTGAACGTGGTAATAAAAAGGAAGAACTTGCTGGTTTAGATAAATACCAAGAGATCATTAAATCTGGTAACTATGATCATATTGAGATCCCGGCACAAACTGCGGCCTCTTGGGAATCAGGTCGTGATGATTCAGCAGCGTTTGGGTTTATCGATAAAGAGCAACTGGACGCTTATGTTAAAAATGGTGGTAAACGCTCTGATTGGGAAGTTAAATTTGCTCAAAATCGAGATAAAAATGGCACACTACTAGGATATTCATTACTGCAAGAATCTGTTGACCAAGCAAGCTATATGTATAGTGATAACCAATACCTAGCTGAAATGGCCGATATATTAGGCAAAACATCTGAGGCAAAAGACTTTAGAGAAAAAGCAGATAAGTTAGCCAACTACATTAATACCTGTATGTTTGATGAAGGTACTGGATTCTTCTACGATATT
The window above is part of the Aliivibrio fischeri ATCC 7744 = JCM 18803 = DSM 507 genome. Proteins encoded here:
- the ygjJ gene encoding protein YgjJ → MKPTFAKLSLLSTLLLTANVHAIETDFYGEMGIGGRTFFDGNDKGRYSDGTYIEGGLAIEEGNWFGLIYGEGWTVQADDDGNAWATGHGWGGFEGGINRFYAGYRTDAGTEFIAGRIDSSLDDIQWWGDATPENGYTLPNTRDVHVGIKIRNEVGALRYSISAAPESDFTENDAPVHFGKYDEYANKYTYDAFVNGYIQYDIADDLTLLGGAEFTDGSGEMYLLGAEYKTLAARVWHHTDQGNEYSEGTETGIMTSAYYEVAKGVYLSAAYNYANTKMDTAENETTSYINGGVWYEYADGKFATAIDSKFFMNNDTTDSSNEIFIMQYYYW
- the ygjK gene encoding alpha-glucosidase; its protein translation is MNLKISALAVATALFAVGCTQTTSTTKTSDLKATQYKNVIDRTGSPDYMRDYDFDDHQRFNPFFDMGAWHGHLLPDNDDGMGGFPGTALLTEEYINFMANNFDRLSVYKDGKKVEFSMEAYSLPGALVQILTSDEVTIEMTLRFATNRTSLVETKIITNTPVELVWDGQLIEGNHAKEEKSQSEKTIAEEYPNYNRTIVPTDDGLKVTFGKVRATWSLLTSGESEYQIHKSIPTTTKVEGLSFNSTAKIEQSTTIYTTYSHVLTAEENQEEQIKILDIFAHPQQYLTASEQRWENYLEKGLTNPDATPAQERVAVKAMETLNANWRGAAGAMQFDSVTPSVTARWFSGNQTWPWDTWKQAYAMAHFNPEVAKDNIRAMFAYQIQADDAVRPWDKGFIPDLVAYNTSPERGGDGGNWNERNTKPSLAAWAVMEVYKTTEDKAWLEEMYPKLVAYHDWWLRNRDNNGNGVPEYGASRDKAHNTDNGDMLFTVERGNKKEELAGLDKYQEIIKSGNYDHIEIPAQTAASWESGRDDSAAFGFIDKEQLDAYVKNGGKRSDWEVKFAQNRDKNGTLLGYSLLQESVDQASYMYSDNQYLAEMADILGKTSEAKDFREKADKLANYINTCMFDEGTGFFYDIRIEDKPLANGCAGKPIVERGKGPEGWSPLFNKAATQSHADAVVKVMKDPKEFNTYVPLGTAALTSPAFGPDIYWRGRVWVDQFYFGLKGMESYGYRDDAVQMASAFFDHADGLVGDGPIRENYNPLTGDQQGAPNFSWSSAHLYMLYNDFFTAEK